From the genome of Roseiconus lacunae, one region includes:
- a CDS encoding DsrE family protein, translating into MIFHGDATLAILHPEAYTNEFGTEGNPNVKLLRELHEAGVEMIVCGQTLTGKGKSSDDVLVFVEVGVSALTANVNLQQDGYAFIPLGN; encoded by the coding sequence ATGATCTTTCACGGTGATGCGACGCTCGCGATCCTTCATCCCGAAGCCTACACCAACGAGTTTGGAACGGAGGGAAATCCGAATGTCAAACTGCTGCGTGAACTGCACGAAGCTGGCGTGGAAATGATCGTTTGCGGCCAAACGCTGACGGGCAAAGGGAAGTCATCTGACGACGTGCTGGTATTCGTCGAGGTCGGTGTTTCCGCTTTGACAGCGAATGTCAATCTCCAGCAAGACGGTTACGCCTTTATTCCGCTAGGAAACTGA